Within the Populus trichocarpa isolate Nisqually-1 chromosome 14, P.trichocarpa_v4.1, whole genome shotgun sequence genome, the region GAAGATGGAAAGACAGGTCATGAGGGTGAAAGACTTGAACCTCGGGCTTCAACTGATAGCCACACTTCTGGTTCTGTGCTGCTGTTACACACACGCGGTAGCAGAAGAGAAGAGCCAGCAGACGAAGAAGACTTTCATAGTTCACATGGACATGTCCAAGATGGCAGCAACTTACGAAGATCATTTTCAATGGTACGAttcatctttaaaatctgtATCAGAATCTGCTGACATGCTTTACGCTTACAACAACATAATCCATGGGTTTTCCACCCGACTCACACCAGAGGAAGCTGAATTACTTGAAAAACAACCCGGAATTCTAGCGGTCCTACCTGAAATGATTTACAAGCTGCACACAACTCATTCCCCTGAGTTCCTTGGATTGGGGAAAAGCGATGCTGTGCCCCCTGCGTCTGCCTCCATGAGCGAGGTGATCGTTGGAGTACTAGACACTGGTGTCTGGCCAGAGATAAAAAGCTTTGATGACACAGGGCTTGGCCCCATACCAAGTACCTGGAAAGGTACTTGCGCGGTGGGTAAGAACTTCAATTCATCGAGCTGTAACCGGAAACTGATAGGTGCACAATATTTCTCAAAAGGCTATGAAGCAGCATTTGGACCTATCGATGAGACAATGGAATCGAAGTCACCAAGAGATGATGATGGCCATGGAACTCACACAGCAACTACAGCAGCTGGGTCAGCTGTCTCAGGAGCTAGCCTTTTTGGGTATGCTTTTGGGACAGCGCGTGGAATGGCTACACAAGCTCGAGTAGCAGCTTACAAGGTGTGTTGGTTGGGTGGATGTTTTAGCTCTGATATTTTAGCAGCAATGGAAAAGGCTGTTGCAGATGGCGTTAATGTCATTTCAATGTCCATTGGAGGAGGAATCTCAGATTACAATCGAGATACAGTAGCGATTGGAGCTTTCAGGGCAGTTGCACAGGGAATTCTTGTCTCATGCTCGGCCGGAAATGGTGGGCCCAGCCCAGGCAGCTTGACTAATGTTGCTCCCTGGATAACCACTGTAGGTGCTGGAACGTTGGACcgtgatttcccagcttatgtgAGCCTTGGAAATGGAAAGAACTACTCAGGCATATCACTTTATAGTGGAAAGCCATTATCTGATTCATTGTTGCCACTTGTTTATGCTGGTAATGTGAGCAATTCAACAAGCGGCAACCTTTGCATGACAGGAACTTTGGTTCCTTCACAAGTTGCAGGAAAAATTGTGATATGTGATCGAGGGTTGAATAGTAGGGTTCAAAAGGGCATGGTGGTGAGAGATTCCGGTGGTCTAGGGATGATTTTAGCAAACACAGAGCTGTATGGAGAAGAGCTAGTCGCTGATGCACATCTTCTACCCACATCCACTGTAGGGCAAAGAACTGCCGATGCAATTAAGAATTATGCCTTCTCTGATCCAAAGCCAATGGCCACGATTGCTTCTGGAGGCACAAAGCTTGGAGTTGAGCCATCGCCAGTGTTAGCAGCATTCAGTTCCAGAGGTCCAAATCTGGTAACTCCAGAAGTACTCAAACCAGATCTAATAGCACCAGGAGTCAACATTCTGGCGGGATGGACCGGGGCAGTTGGTCCAACTGGGCTAACAAGCGACAAGAGGCATGTGAGCTTCAATATCATTTCAGGTACATCAATGTCATGTCCTCATGTCAGTGGATTAGCTGCGCTCGTCAAGGCTGCTCACCAGGACTGGAGTCCAGCAGCCATCAAGTCCGCTCTCATGACCACAGCCTATGCAACATACAAAAATGGAGAGAACATATTAGACGTGGCTACGGGACAACCATCAACGCCGTTTGATTTTGGCGCCGGACATGTAAATCCAGTAGCAGCCCTTGATCCTGGCCTTGTCTATGATGCCTCTGTTGATGACTACATCAACTTCTTTTGTGCTCTAAACTATAGTGCATCTGACATTAAACAAATCACAAACAAAGACTTCACTTGCGACTCGAGCAAGAAATACAGTCTGGGGGATCTTAATTACCCATCGTTCTCTGTTCCACTAGAAACTGCTTCAGGCAAAGGGGGCGGAGCTGGTGTAACAAGTACAGTCAAATACACCAGGACTCTGACAAATGTGGGTGTTCCAGCAACATACAAGCTTTCCATGACTTCAAAAACTCCGTCAGTTAAGATCCTAGTTGAGCCAGAGTCCCTGAGCTTTGCTAAAGAATACGAGAAAAAGACTTATACAGTGACTTTCACTGCTACATCCATGCCTTCCGGTACAAACAGCTTTGCTCACCTGGAGTGGTCAGATGGGAAGCATGTTGTAGGCAGTCCAATAGCTTTCAGCTGGACATGATCCGAAATCCTGAAGAAATCCCATAAATGATTGTCATTCACGGGACAAGTGCCTGAATTTGTATGTATTTTCAATCTCTTCCCTGATGTTCTAACAGCTGTTCCAGTACAGCAAGCTGTTGCGTTCATAATTGCTCTCTGAGGTGATCAGAGggcatataaaaaagaaggggGGGAAATAATTGTACAGAGGATAATGGAAAGAATTGTGTGAATTGAAAATGACTCTCCAGTTGCTTTTAGTGCCTCTCAATCTGAATCCTTTAACAATTTACACTGCATGGCTGAGATTGAGGGACTTGAGTATGTTTGCATAGCAATACATCAAATCAAACTGAGCTTGACAGGCGAGGAGAACAAAAATGCTCACACACTGAACTTCTTGTGACTGCTTAGGTGAAATTAACATATGCCCAAAAACTAACTGGGAAAAGGAATTTTACAAAGCCCAACCTAAGATGAATAAGATGAGGGGGTGTGAAATCATCAAATACATCCCTCGAGCTAATTTATAACTGAGATACGAG harbors:
- the LOC18104802 gene encoding subtilisin-like protease SBT1.7, whose product is MKMERQVMRVKDLNLGLQLIATLLVLCCCYTHAVAEEKSQQTKKTFIVHMDMSKMAATYEDHFQWYDSSLKSVSESADMLYAYNNIIHGFSTRLTPEEAELLEKQPGILAVLPEMIYKLHTTHSPEFLGLGKSDAVPPASASMSEVIVGVLDTGVWPEIKSFDDTGLGPIPSTWKGTCAVGKNFNSSSCNRKLIGAQYFSKGYEAAFGPIDETMESKSPRDDDGHGTHTATTAAGSAVSGASLFGYAFGTARGMATQARVAAYKVCWLGGCFSSDILAAMEKAVADGVNVISMSIGGGISDYNRDTVAIGAFRAVAQGILVSCSAGNGGPSPGSLTNVAPWITTVGAGTLDRDFPAYVSLGNGKNYSGISLYSGKPLSDSLLPLVYAGNVSNSTSGNLCMTGTLVPSQVAGKIVICDRGLNSRVQKGMVVRDSGGLGMILANTELYGEELVADAHLLPTSTVGQRTADAIKNYAFSDPKPMATIASGGTKLGVEPSPVLAAFSSRGPNLVTPEVLKPDLIAPGVNILAGWTGAVGPTGLTSDKRHVSFNIISGTSMSCPHVSGLAALVKAAHQDWSPAAIKSALMTTAYATYKNGENILDVATGQPSTPFDFGAGHVNPVAALDPGLVYDASVDDYINFFCALNYSASDIKQITNKDFTCDSSKKYSLGDLNYPSFSVPLETASGKGGGAGVTSTVKYTRTLTNVGVPATYKLSMTSKTPSVKILVEPESLSFAKEYEKKTYTVTFTATSMPSGTNSFAHLEWSDGKHVVGSPIAFSWT